In one Corynebacterium bovis DSM 20582 = CIP 54.80 genomic region, the following are encoded:
- a CDS encoding NAD(P)-dependent alcohol dehydrogenase → MDVACYAAPAAGAPLEKSTLTRRELRPDDCLLAIRWAGICHSDIHTVNGDWPHDNFPMTPGHEIVGEILEVGPEVTRFSPGDVVGIGCLVDSCGECTPCSEGFENYCENGATGTYNGVDRHDGSITQGGYSTHIVCREAFLVRIPDPGDGLGVDSPRVAAMTPLLCAGVTTYSPLRHWKVGPGTKVAVVGMGGLGHVAVKLAAAMGAEVTVLSHSLSKKDDGLRFGASHYYATSEDGFEKEHDSEFDLILNTVSAPLEISRYVSMLAFDGTLVMLGLPPGGLRFGAAQVIGKRRSVAGSAIGGLPETQEMIDFCAEHGIVAESEVIAADRINEAYERVTASDVRYRFVIDAKTF, encoded by the coding sequence ATGGACGTTGCATGTTACGCGGCCCCGGCCGCCGGAGCCCCCCTGGAGAAGAGCACCCTCACCCGTCGTGAGCTGCGACCGGACGACTGTCTGCTCGCGATCCGCTGGGCGGGGATCTGCCACTCGGACATCCACACGGTCAACGGCGACTGGCCCCACGACAACTTCCCGATGACCCCGGGCCACGAGATCGTCGGCGAGATCCTCGAGGTCGGCCCGGAGGTCACCCGGTTCTCCCCCGGTGACGTCGTCGGCATCGGCTGCCTGGTCGACTCGTGCGGGGAGTGCACCCCGTGCTCGGAGGGGTTCGAGAACTACTGCGAGAACGGCGCGACCGGCACGTACAACGGGGTCGACCGGCACGACGGGTCGATCACCCAGGGCGGTTACTCCACCCACATCGTGTGCCGCGAGGCCTTCCTCGTCCGCATCCCGGATCCCGGGGACGGGCTCGGCGTGGACAGCCCGCGGGTCGCGGCGATGACGCCGCTGCTGTGCGCCGGGGTGACCACCTACTCCCCCCTGCGGCACTGGAAGGTCGGGCCCGGCACGAAGGTCGCCGTCGTCGGCATGGGTGGCCTGGGGCACGTCGCGGTGAAGCTCGCCGCGGCGATGGGTGCGGAGGTCACGGTCCTCTCGCACAGCCTGTCGAAGAAGGACGACGGCCTCCGCTTCGGTGCGTCGCACTATTACGCGACGTCGGAGGACGGTTTCGAGAAGGAGCACGACTCGGAGTTCGACCTTATCCTCAACACGGTCTCCGCGCCGCTGGAGATCTCCCGGTATGTGTCGATGCTCGCCTTCGACGGCACGCTCGTCATGCTGGGGCTGCCGCCCGGGGGCCTGCGGTTCGGGGCCGCCCAGGTCATCGGGAAGCGACGCAGTGTCGCCGGCTCCGCGATCGGCGGACTGCCGGAGACCCAGGAGATGATCGACTTCTGCGCCGAGCACGGCATCGTCGCGGAGTCGGAGGTCATCGCCGCCGACCGGATCAACGAGGCGTACGAGCGGGTCACCGCGTCGGACGTCCGCTACCGCTTCGTCATCGACGCGAAGACCTTCTGA